In Ipomoea triloba cultivar NCNSP0323 chromosome 7, ASM357664v1, a single genomic region encodes these proteins:
- the LOC116024443 gene encoding uncharacterized protein LOC116024443: protein MADNTQTQPKRQRGEAIEEEEEASKRHKYSYNHLMSILEEEEEEDNDKPVQDLSAILTALQQELCSPSSSSSPAMAAGEAEPPAGVTASSEEDENGDRFSVIRHLLEASDDELGIPAGGGVDGAGAGAGAGADLPAISLSDGLWQLEDESANYYSLLHSQLFM from the coding sequence ATGGCGGACAATACCCAAACACAGCCTAAGCGCCAACGAGGCGAAGCcattgaagaagaagaggaagctTCTAAGCgccataaatactcatataatCATCTCATGTCCATTCtcgaggaagaagaagaagaggataaTGACAAGCCAGTTCAAGATTTGTCCGCCATTCTCACCGCCCTCCAGCAAGAGCTCtgctctccttcttcttcttcttcgccgGCGATGGCGGCCGGAGAAGCTGAGCCGCCGGCCGGCGTGACGGCGAGCTCCGAGGAGGACGAAAATGGCGACAGATTTAGCGTCATAAGACACCTCCTTGAGGCGTCTGATGACGAGCTCGGCATTCCCGCCGGCGGTGGGGTGGACGGCGCCGGCGCCGGTGCCGGAGCCGGCGCGGATTTGCCGGCGATCTCTTTGAGTGATGGGTTGTGGCAGCTTGAAGATGAATCTGCTAACTACTATTCTTTGCTACACTCTCAACTTTTCATGTAG